In Cicer arietinum cultivar CDC Frontier isolate Library 1 chromosome 7, Cicar.CDCFrontier_v2.0, whole genome shotgun sequence, the genomic window ACCGGATGATGTTATAGCGTTGTTGTTGGCTGCAAGGATTTGCAGCGAGGATCCTCATCTTGCTGCCGAGGGATCAGAATATGCACAGAGGGCAATTGATAAAGCTCATGGCTTAAATGAGCATTTGAAAGGTGTTGGTCTCCGGATGCTAGGACTTTGCCTTGGAAAGCAAGCTAATGCTGCTACATCCGATTTCGAAAGGTCTATGCTTCAGTCGAAAGCTTTGGAATCATTGGAGGAGGCAGTTAGATTAGAGCAAAACAATTTTGATCTAATTTTTGAATTGGCTATTCAATATGCTAAGCATCGAAATTTGGCTGTTGCTTTACGCTATGCCAAGCAGTTCTTCGACAAAACTGGTGGCTCCAAATTGAAAGGTTGGAGATTGCTTGCTCTGGTTTTGTCTGCACAGAAAAGATTTTCAGAGGCTGAAGTGGTGACTGATGCTGCTGTAGACGAGACCGCAAAATGGGAGCAGGGGCCTCTATTCAGACTAAAAGCCAAGCTGAAGATCTCCCAATTACGACCTATGGATGCGATTGAGATTTACCGGTACCTTCTTGCATTGGTTCAAGCCCAGAAGAAATCCTTTGGACCTCAAACACTTAGTTCACAGGTTTCTGCTATCTTCTTGCAAttcttatgttttatatttaataataaaataataataataataataataataataataataataataataataataaatattaatgattCAAATATAGAAATTGTGTCTTGGAATTTGTGTTTTCGATACTTTGAAAGTTCAaacattactttttttaataaaaaattactactTTTAATATCCTTAACATGTGGCTTAAGAGCAACATGTTAGCATGACCCTAATAATAATAAGGGTAAACAGTCATCTTGGTCTTTAAATGGGTGTGGCAATAATTATAAGGGAAAATAGTCATCTTGGTCTTTAAATGTGAGGCATTGCCACACAATTGTCTTGAATGtgtcaaaattacaaaaacatatCTAAATGCGTCTTTTGTTAGTCATTTTGGTCCTTGAACATATCTTTCATTAGTTAGTTGAGTCATTGAATGTGTCTTCTGTTAGTCAATTTGGTCCctaaaattactaacaaaagagatacttgaaaatgtttttgtaatttCGATATATTTAGGGACTACAATGACTAATTACActgataataatgataataaaatatttatcaaataattacaAGAACAATAGTAGTAGTAGCAGCAGCAGCGAGACACATAAGTTTGATGTGAAGTGGTAAACTATAATTATAGCTTGCTTCTGTCATTGTTTATATTAGAAGTAAGTGACAATGCTTGCTTCTTTGTTCTTTTGGTTTTACAGAAAATAAGTTTTTGTTTAATgaggatgaagaaaaaaaagagtgGTTTTTCCCCCTAAGAGATGTTCATTGCTTCATGAGACTCTTCATTAAAAAATTGCTGCTCCAAAACTAATCTTACTTTTATTAACTCTTTGTAGGACGAGGATGATAAAATAAGTGAATTTGATGTTTGGCATGGTCTAGCAGATTTATATGCAAGCCTTTCACATTGGAAAGATGCTGAAATCTGTTTGCAAAAGGCTAGAGAGTTGAAGGAATACTCGGCAGCAACAATACAAACCGAAGGCAAGAACGGAACCTTAATGCTCTTAAAATTGTTATTCTTtagcatgttgaacttatatttTCCCAAATGTTTTATCAAATTGAGATATCATAGGGGAGGTAGGACAAGTGATTTATCATTGCCTTCAAAACTCTTCTCCTGTTTGGAGAGTTCTCGACTCGTTCATCAGTGATGGACAAACATTTTGCAACATGGGTAAAAATGCCTCCACTCAATTATAAAAGCTTATTATTAGTTATTAACCGTTAGGATATAACATAATAGTGTAGTTAATGGCTGTTATAGTTAGTTGGTTATTAGTTGGTTATGAGGTAGTTAGGACTTTTGTGTATAAATAGGAAGTTATGTATTAGTTGTGATATCATTGAATATGGTAAACATTTGATGAATAGAGCATAGTTTCTACTGTGAAGGGGAAATCTTTGGAGGAGAGACATATATGATTTAGTGGAACATATTCTTAAAAGAATGGGACTTATGTGAAAGTCAATCATGAAGCTGAGAATTATGTAATTGCATGGTGCAAACATTTGAGGGGATTTGTTCCATTGTTGAAAGTTTTATATTTACTAATACCTTATATGATTGGAGCAGGTGTCGTGTTTGACGGTCGTGGAAAAAACGACGAAGCTCTTGCTGCTGCGGCTAATGCTGTCATGGTTGAACCAAACCATGTTCCAAGCAAGATCTTGATGAGTTCTTTGATGCTTAAAATGGGTTCCAAAGCATTACCTGTTTCAAGGAGCTTACTTTCTGATGCACTTAGAATAGAACCGGCTAATCGCATGGCttggtattatttaggattaaCTCACAAGGATGACGGTCGAATAAACGATGCTGCTGACTGCTTCCAAGCAGCTTCCATGCTTGAAGAATCTGATCCCATTGAAAGCTTCAGCTCTATGCTTTGAATGGATTCATTTCAAATGCTTGTACCATTTTCTTATCAGTTTTtcaaatgtattattattattttttattttaaattcttggCAATCAGAAAATAgacttaagaaaaatatttgaattaaaatattcattagGTAATAAGGAGATGAGAAGGAGGGTTGTCTTATTCGGGTGGCAGATGAATTGtagaaaaaagaaacaattttgtatttaattttttgatgcGGCTCAGTTGCTTCTCAGCCTTGTAAATGTACATTCACTCCATTAATTTATTCACCCCTGTATTGCATGAGTGCACTATGTAATTTGAACCACATAcggctattttttttttctatatttatttatttatgagaaAGAGGAGTAAAAAATCAGCGCATAAAAACATTATATGATTATCTAGACATCTCAAATGTATTTATACATCTAGATATCCACTTATCATCTGTGTTACAAAATAAGtcttatttaatatatagaaacataataaatacaataaattataaaaaaaacttgcaTTAGCTAATAATTATTACCCTTTCATTAAATGAGTTATCATTAAGTGATGAcatcttataaataaaatatttatttagtttgatgTTAAATAGGTGAAACATTCGTCATTGTAAAAGTGTATTGTAAGTTTGAAAAAAAACTAGAGAAATGAGATGGGTTGATAAAACTAGgaatgacaacaacaaaaagctCTAAAAGAAAATGAGAAACAAATTTGTACTCGTGGATATGGATATATGTAGATCAAATCTAAGATGAATACAAGGTGAGTAGTTTAAGGGGTAcccaaagataaaataaaaggatattttgatttttggaTAGGAAGGCAGATGTAATAGAATTCATAGATGTGGATATCTTACTTGTTAGTTAATTAGTAAAATTGATATGTTGtaacttttgtttttgtttttgattgtGTTAATGTATTAATCCTTTTTATGATAGATTTTTGtgatacattttatttatttgttaatatattAACGTTTTTATGtgttacataaattttttatctttgtaaatatattatattttatttttaatctttttaaaaaatttcttcaaagaATTATCTCTCAAATGctttttattaacaattttgtCGTtgtttttaagtcaacttatgtgtattatttgaatttttgaatggTTTTTTCAAACATGTTTAGAACGTTATAAGAATCTCccctataaaaaatatgatttttttaataaaagatt contains:
- the LOC101497239 gene encoding protein NPG1-like, whose amino-acid sequence is MMESNENQRVSVREVCANGNCMKTTEVEAKLDQGNIQDAETALREGLSLSFEEARSLLGKLEYQRGNIEGALRVFDGIDLKAAIQRLLPSLSEKTPVKKGPARSDSPSSVSQHAASLVLEAIYLKAKCLQKQGKFNEAVNECKHVLDAVEKIFSQGIPDTQVDNKLQEIVSCAVELLPELWKQAGSYDEAMSSYRHALLSQWNLDNECCARIQKAFAVFLLYSGVEASPPSFAVQIEGSYVPKSNLEEAILLLMILLRKFSLGKIKWDPSIMEHLTFALSACGQTSILAKQFEELMPGVYHRIDRWNSIALCHSGAGQNKSALNLLRKSLHKHERPDDVIALLLAARICSEDPHLAAEGSEYAQRAIDKAHGLNEHLKGVGLRMLGLCLGKQANAATSDFERSMLQSKALESLEEAVRLEQNNFDLIFELAIQYAKHRNLAVALRYAKQFFDKTGGSKLKGWRLLALVLSAQKRFSEAEVVTDAAVDETAKWEQGPLFRLKAKLKISQLRPMDAIEIYRYLLALVQAQKKSFGPQTLSSQDEDDKISEFDVWHGLADLYASLSHWKDAEICLQKARELKEYSAATIQTEGVVFDGRGKNDEALAAAANAVMVEPNHVPSKILMSSLMLKMGSKALPVSRSLLSDALRIEPANRMAWYYLGLTHKDDGRINDAADCFQAASMLEESDPIESFSSML